From a region of the Phycisphaerales bacterium genome:
- a CDS encoding tyrosine-type recombinase/integrase yields the protein MSPIHAGGTGGVYKGTVRRRKPRRRFPAEVLTHDEVLALLAAIKGPAATAARNKALLAVMYRSGLRVSEALSLEVKDVDLAAGSIRVLFAKGGRARTVGVDTGALAILRDWLAVRQDVAIVAAGGNGRSTRHRAALFCTRGGGRLTTAYIRRLLPRLARLAGIAKRVHAHGLRHTHAAELRGEGIDIGIISKQLGHVSIATTIRYLDHIAPRAVVEAVRGRAWQLA from the coding sequence ATGTCCCCGATCCACGCGGGCGGGACGGGCGGGGTGTACAAAGGGACTGTGCGGCGGCGCAAGCCCCGCCGCCGCTTCCCGGCCGAGGTGCTGACCCACGACGAGGTGCTGGCGCTGCTCGCGGCAATCAAGGGCCCGGCGGCGACGGCGGCGAGGAACAAAGCGCTGCTGGCGGTGATGTACCGCTCAGGCCTGCGGGTGTCCGAGGCGCTGAGCCTGGAGGTCAAGGACGTGGACCTCGCTGCCGGGAGCATCCGCGTTTTGTTCGCCAAGGGCGGCCGGGCCCGGACGGTGGGGGTGGATACAGGGGCTCTGGCCATCCTCCGCGACTGGTTGGCGGTACGGCAAGACGTGGCGATTGTGGCGGCGGGGGGGAACGGTCGGTCCACCCGGCACCGCGCCGCCCTCTTCTGCACCCGCGGCGGCGGCCGTCTCACCACCGCCTACATCCGGCGGCTCCTGCCCCGTCTGGCCCGCCTCGCCGGCATCGCCAAGCGCGTCCACGCCCACGGCCTCCGCCACACCCACGCGGCCGAGTTGCGTGGCGAGGGGATCGACATCGGCATCATCTCCAAGCAACTCGGGCACGTGTCCATCGCCACCACCATCCGCTACCTCGACCACATCGCGCCGCGGGCGGTGGTGGAGGCCGTGAGGGGGAGGGCGTGGCAGTTGGCGTGA
- a CDS encoding helix-turn-helix domain-containing protein, whose amino-acid sequence MPSQPILTTSLRAAESLSISIRTLANLTAAGELPCVRIGRAVRYDVADLRAFIEARKTAGGGA is encoded by the coding sequence ATGCCGTCGCAGCCAATCCTGACGACTTCCCTTCGCGCCGCCGAGTCGTTATCTATCTCGATTCGCACGCTGGCGAACCTCACCGCGGCGGGCGAGTTGCCCTGCGTCCGGATCGGCCGCGCCGTGCGGTACGACGTAGCGGACCTCCGCGCCTTTATCGAAGCCCGCAAGACCGCTGGGGGTGGCGCTTGA